CTCGAATTCCTGCCAAAACAGCCAGAGAAATGGTAAAACCCAATCCCATTCCCAATCCGTCGGCAATAGATGCAACCACCCCGTTTTTAGAGGCAAATGCCTCCGCCCGACCCAGTACGATACAGTTAACCACGATAAGCGGTATAAATATCCCCAGTTTTTGGTAAAGGCCATAGGTATATGCCTGCGATACCAGTTCCACTATAACAACAAAGGTAGCGATGACCACAATAAAACATGCGATTCTTACCCTCGAGGGTATAACCTTTCTTAATGAAGAAATGAGGATATTTGAAAAGACAAGAACAAATGTCAACATCAGACCCATACCGATGCCGGTTTCCACTGTTTTGGTAACCGCCAGTGTGGGACAAAGTCCAAGCACGAAACGAAACGGTGGAATCTCCGCCCATAGTCCTTTAGTGAATTCCTTAGCAATGTCCATGTAACTCTCCTTACTTGATATCCTTCGCTTTCGCTAATATATCATTCTTAAGTTTCCTGTAAATCTCTGAACCACGAGTGGCTCCTTCGCAAACACCCCTGGATGTGACAGTTGCTCCAGTTACTGCATCCACCTTGCCACCGTCATTCTTAACTTTAATCGGCTGATTTACCGAAAGACCCTTAACACTGTTCTTGAAGGATTCTGAATCCTGAACCAGTGTGCCGACTCCCGGTGTTTCCTTGTGTGTAGTAACTCCGATGCCAGTGACGGTGTCTTTTTCTAAATTGACGGCAATAATCATTCCAATATCTCCACCAAAGCCGCCTCCTGTGGTTTCGAAGGCCACC
This region of Syntrophales bacterium genomic DNA includes:
- a CDS encoding electron transport complex subunit E; the protein is MDIAKEFTKGLWAEIPPFRFVLGLCPTLAVTKTVETGIGMGLMLTFVLVFSNILISSLRKVIPSRVRIACFIVVIATFVVIVELVSQAYTYGLYQKLGIFIPLIVVNCIVLGRAEAFASKNGVVASIADGLGMGLGFTISLAVLAGIREVFGAGTFYGINVMGPSFEPFTFMVSAPGAFVCLGIILCIMNLFGKAKDM
- a CDS encoding RnfABCDGE type electron transport complex subunit G, whose protein sequence is MRDIIKMVIVLGLIAGVAGALLAGVRMGTMEKIEYQELKYVKGPAIMEVLKGCTNNPIKDRFKLKYGEKEMNFFPAVFDGKLNVVAFETTGGGFGGDIGMIIAVNLEKDTVTGIGVTTHKETPGVGTLVQDSESFKNSVKGLSVNQPIKVKNDGGKVDAVTGATVTSRGVCEGATRGSEIYRKLKNDILAKAKDIK